TTTGGAGTAGAGGATACAAAGGCTTGAGATACCAGGTTGTTGTTTTTTATCTTAAGATTCTGagcctaaaaataataaatggggGATTACGGGTTTGGAGTGCTAGTGCAAAGCAATACTGGGAATAAATCTGCTTTTCCAGTCAGATTCCATCCACATCTGCAGCCTCCACACCATCACCAAAAtgccacccccagccctgctgcttttataaataataacaCAGCTGCCAATGGCAGCAGTGCCGGGTCAGCTTGGCTGTTTCCTGCTCCGGCTACCCATAACATTCAGGATGAGATCTTGGgatcagaaaaagcaaaaagtcaGCAACAGGAACCGCAAGACCCTTTGGAAAAGCAGCAGCTCTCCCCCAGTCCAGGTCAGGAAGCTGGAATACTGCCTGAAACTGAGAAGGCTAAACCTGAAGAAAATCAAGGGGACAATTCTTCAGAAAATGGCAACGGGAAGGAGAAAATAAGAATCGAATCACCAGTGTTGACAGGGTTTGATTATCAAGAAGCCACGGGGCTAGGTACTTCGACCCAACCCTTGACATCAAGCGCATCGTCTCTCACTGGTTTCAGTAACTGGTCAGCAGCGATAGCGCCTTCCTCCTCTACAATCATCAATGAAGATGCAAGTTTCTTTCACCAGGGAGGGGTCCCAGCTGCTTCGGCTAATAACGGTGCTCTGTTGTTTCAAAATTTCCCCCATCATGTCAGCCCTGGCTTCGGAGGCAGCTTCTCTCCTCAAATTGGGCCTCTCTCACAGCACCACCCTCATCACCCTCATTTCCAGCATCATCACAGCCAGCATCAGCAGCAAAGGAGGTCTCCTGCCAGTCCCCATCCCCCACCTTTCACACATAGAAATGCTGCTTTTAACCAGCTGCCTCATTTGGCGAATAATCTTAGCAAGCCCCCTTCTCCGTGGAGCAGTTACCAGAGTCCCTCTCCTACACCGTCTTCTTCCTGGAGCCCAGGAGGTGGTGGATATGGTGGCTGGGGAGGGTCCCAAGGCCGGGATCACCGTAGAGGGCTGAACGGAGGAATAACGCCCCTGAACTCCATCTCGCCTTTGAAGAAGAATTTTGCAAGCAATCATATTCAGCTCCAGAAGTATGCTCGCCCCAGCTCTGCCTTTGCTCCTAAATCCTGGATGGAAGATAGCTTGAACAGGGCTGacaacatttttccttttccGGTAAGATTATGTTCCATTAATAGATTAAGGTGAAATAAGGAAACGGCATGGTGTAATATCTATGTAACTAAGAGAGTTTGAATTGTCTGTATTCATATCAGAGCTCTTCTTAGAAAAAGAGTTCATTGTCAGACATTATTTTGGCAGGAGAGCAGTGTAATTTGGAACAAAATATTCAGctgttctttttttgtaattttctaatTGTTATCTTTCCATAGATAACCATATAAATTAGCATAATTGTGAATACCAGGTAGTTAGTGATGTCATGATTATTAACTGCAGTACCTTTCTAGCCTGACAAGAAAATCGTGGTAGGTTTTTTCCTACTTATTTAAGTGAGAATAAATAatgtagatataaatatatttcgTTATGGAAACTGATTAGCATTTTCTGCCCATATGCATAACTATATACCCtcccaaatttatttttcaccaCTGTAAGGTAGTGATTCGCTGAAAACCAACTACTGAAATACAGTTTTCTTTCTGCTCATATTTTAAACCCGAAACCTCTCTGAACCATGCAGTCTGAACAGTTTGCATTCATCAATTTGGAAATtcctattaaacatttttttgcaAATTCTGGCTTGCCTTGTGTCAGTAAGGACTGCTAGAGAAatgatgtaaatattttcttgatcCCCAATTATTTTTGAATACTATGAAACTGTTGGTCTCTTTTATGATGCCTTTtcacccatttgtttatttcccaGTGTTAACACTAGGGGTGTAGATAATTAAACCATTCCTAAAAATAGGTCCAGACAAAGATTACTTGTCTTTTTTGCCACCAGTGTATTCTTATTCTCCAAGAGTCACAttgtttgatgtttttgaattaatGAGCAGCCAGTCTAGTTGATAGATATAGTATAAAGGGAATTTCAGAGTTGATTGAGCATCAGATGCCCtactaaatttgttttctttgggggTATGATAATTTATAAGTGTTTAGGAAATTTATATGAATCAGTCCTCACAATGAACCCCACAAGGAAAGTTctattattacccccattttagagatgagaaaatcgAGCATCAGCAAGATATAATAACTTGCCAAAAAGCACACAGCTGATGTACTAGGCTAAAAAGCAAGGATTAAAACATACTGTGCTATatcttaaaagttattttagaGATCTTTCTGCAAAGGCTAAAACAGATTTCAAAATAGTTGTACTGTATCCAGACATGATGTCAGCACAAGTGGAGTTATctgttttaattaataatttgcTCAGAGGGAgggaaatttgctaagagaactCTGTGTCATTCCCAGGAATTAAATATCCATTCTCTAAGGATTCAGGTATAATAGTTAGGATGTATCAAAATATTTGGTGaaacctgtttttaaattttttttttagtattttttttgcCCAGGTTGAAAAAAGAtgttggcttttgtttttagAAAGGGTTTTCACTCAAACTGAAGAGAGCAATTTTCATGCTCTAGTGATCAGGTAAAAGGCTGTTTAATACATTGGCAATTCCATgaagtctgtttttaaaaagttggtttTGATAGTCCTTTGAACATAAATTTAAGGGAAGTTTAATGCAAAGGTAACTTTTGCAAATTATTCATATATTCCAAATTAAAAATCCAAGATGGCATTCTCAACATTTTAACTGGGTTAAGCTGACAattgaaaatacttttcttttttattttgctacTAATCAAGTGACAGAATGGATTTGTGTGACTGCATAGTTTGTTTTCCATTCTCAGTTTACTGACTTTTGATAAAGATTTGCTTTgggaaattaatttcaaaaagtgactaaattatacatatatacacattattaatatttttatgggGCTGATGAGATGTGTTTAACATGTGAGATTTTTTTCAGTCAGATGATTTCTTAAGAGATTAAGCTGATGTATGAAATAATAATGTAGTAGACTAAGATTGATACTAAAAGATATTGTTAGAAACCAGCTCTTGCCTTAGAATTGTCTGTTATGCTGAGGGTGGAAAAAACGATGAGTCAATATACCTGGTTCAAATATGGTAGGATTAGGAACTAAGTTGTTGATTTCTGTATACCATTCCCACCATTTTtaggagaatgtgtgtgtgtatttctgtgtgtgagagaagagaagagagagagagattgggagTTGGGGAGCTGAGAGAAGGGTGATTTGAAAGTCGCAATAAATATAAGTGATCTGAAAAAATTCTTTATGAAAAAAATTCCTAATTGAgttttgaaaatataagaaattagtAAACTGAGTACTTTGGTGCttacttgtatgtgtgtgtgtgtgtgtttaaagaattattctttagaaaaaatttttggctaaaaaaaatgccattttgaGTTGGTATGAATTACTTGGTTAAATttgatatgaaaatatttgaaggaaCATTTCTTTGACTGGGAGCTCAGACACCTAGTTTGTGGTCTTCGCCCTGTCAAAGTCATAGCATCTGGGGGCCTCAGTTGCTTCATAAAATTGGCATGGGGGGTGACCTAGGTGATTTCTAAGTTCCTTTTGATCCTAAAGCAAGCTACTGTGAAATTTAAATTGCTGCACTCGCAGTCCATACTTTTTTCTAAACACTGCtatcttatttaactttattaacTTAAACTGTTAATTTTAGGAAAGATGTTTTAGACATTAGTAGTTCAATTTCAattgctattaaaaagaattccttaGTTGTTACAGAGAGATCTTAAAATTTACTACAGAAATTACAGGATAGAATTTACATGGTTATATTATAATATTGGTATTCAAAGTCTAGCATGGAATTAttatattaaaaggaaataatttaccTGAAATGTAACTAATACTGggcaatgtttattttattttgaaataaatcagaatggtttttacatttgtttAACACAGGTTTGGCCACATACAGTGAATTAAAATTCATtatgacattttaaattaattttttttggccagtCTTAATCTTCTCTTTTATCCATGTTTATGGAACCAGGAACAAAGATTGAAAATATTGAATTATCTTCTAAATAAGTGATATGACAGGCATTATATCTTGGCATTTTCTTTGtattagtatatgtgctgccgaagcaagtTAAAGTTCTCATTACGTGAATTCAGATAACATGCCTCAAATCCAGTTTTCAGATAACTAATGTATATTTAATAATTGCCTGCTTATGATAATCTGTTTTcacatgtattaattcatttcacTCAATCCCATGAAgtaaatattattgttattattactattcacACGTGAGATTAGGCTTTTAACCGTTATACTACAGTATCTTTTCACATAGATATGATGCAGAtgaggagttgggggtgggggtaagaAATGCCTGCCAGAAGCATGTAggtaagaagaaaatttttacaGTGAATAATTGATACCTGGTGTTCAAAAGCTAATTATCAAGTTTTGAAAGTGGAAAGTAGTAGAATATATTTGTCAACTTCAAAATATTAAACTTAGATAATAGCCCTCAAATGAgtatttttttggttttagtaCATGCTAGATATCAGACACTGAGCTAGGTGCTTTCATATTTGTTATCTCACTTCCTAGATAGGATTTTTCAACCCTATGAGGTTTAGTTTTATTGTCTtaatttcaaaatgaagaaacaaggtCCATATCTTGTGACTAAAGGCATGATTTGACCCTTACTTCAAGAGGAAAAGAATCCTACCTGTCCTGCCGAACACATCCTGGAATCCTGATGTGCAAACCAAATAATGTATTGGGCACCTGCCAataattatatttgaatataGCACGTTTTTGGAGGGGTGCCTAGATCTTCTGTCCTTACAGGAAGTAAATGAAAATTGTGTGCTATAGATTCTAGTATTCTGTTATATTTAGCTCAGTTATGCCCGCATCTCTATTAGCTAAGAACCAAGAAgtaggccaaaaaagaaaaagaaaacaaaaagaaagaggggAGACAAAATCTGTCACAAAGATTGTCTTAAAACTGGGTTGTTAGGGAGACATTTTAGGATTTAGAGTCCATTTGCTTTGGTCACCATGAATTTGTTAAGTTGTCTTAACCAGGCAAAATAATTCATGTCACTTTAATAACTCTCCTTGTGTTGTCAATTTATTGATCTACAAAATTCTACATGGCATCTTATATTTGAAAACAAAGTTACTGCATTGCTTTATGTTCAAAAGTCATAGtgaattattaaaattatctaAAGTGCAACTTTATTACATTACATTTTTTTACCATGTAGTCCCAAGAGAGATCTTTGCATaggaaacattttctttgacttattatgtttatttatattagaAGAGGGGAAACTCATTATTTTTAACTGTAAAGCATGGGTTAGATGGTTCTGGCTCCAGCAGAATTGATATATTGGGAAAACTTTGGGAAAAATCTACCAGATACAATTTTACTCCTTTTTGTAGAAAGCCTTTTAACTAGGTTTAATTGCTTTTATGATGAAATCAAAACTTGGGCAGGgtagttttgaaattttttattttctgttgtgtCTTCAGAAAAGCCGTGGAATATGATCAACACACTGTTCAACATCTTTCAGGAAATGCCTGTTTATTGCAAGCCTAGTGAATGTGGTTGTGTTGCTAGTTGCAGTTGGAAAGATGCTGTTAGTTTATGAGTTTATGCTTTTGAGAATAGTTTTTGTTGGTATTcgtaagaaagaaatggaaaagtagGTTTAAAGTTAACATATGCCTGTTTTGAATTTTGCAGTCTAAATTTATTTTCCGTatgacttttctctctcttgctataaGGAAAATAAGCTTGAAGTACCATTATCACATTTTTTTCAGCACTACGTTGTACTTTAGTTTTTGGTCCCAACATAGATAGTATATATAATGCATTTCTCAGGGAGCTTGTAACATGAGCattcattttaacttttcctgACAGAAGTCATTTTATGTTGTTCAGAGAAAATTGTTCTTGCAGAAATTAAAGTGTATTTTTGCCATGATACATTTATAGTAAAGTATCATTTTTTAGAAGgagtttataatattataatacttTATAAAGTTAGAAGGAGTTCCACTTTCAAGTTTTTAGAAAATTCTTAGTATATGGAAATATATAGGTATAGATCCTATTTTTAATCAGTTTCTAATTACTGAGAAAGGCCATCGTGTGAGGCCAAAAATACAGTATACTCAAGCACAGGTCCTGAATCCAAACAGACTTAAATTTGACTCTGATCTCTATTTAgcttgaccttgagcaagtcacttaaattTGGGAAGACAGTACCTCATCAAGATATTAGTACCTATAAGTGAAGGGTTATTGTGAGGTACTTTATGTGGCCATATTAAGTAgcttagattttttttgtttaatttaaaataaaattaaaatttctaatatTGAGTACAATCTTGAAATTAAAGTAATTAGAAAAAGCTTCAGTATCTATGACAGATTTTTGAGCAGTTCTTAGTATTGTATCTTATCATACATTCTACACTTCTCAGAatacgtctttttttttcttttttttttggccatgccacctgGCATGCAAGAACTTcattccctgaacagggatcaaaccatgccTCCTACAATGGAAGGGAAGAATCCTAACTACTGAACTGTCAGGAAATTTCATCAGAATA
The sequence above is a segment of the Cervus elaphus chromosome 25, mCerEla1.1, whole genome shotgun sequence genome. Coding sequences within it:
- the CPEB4 gene encoding cytoplasmic polyadenylation element-binding protein 4 isoform X2 is translated as MGDYGFGVLVQSNTGNKSAFPVRFHPHLQPPHHHQNATPSPAAFINNNTAANGSSAGSAWLFPAPATHNIQDEILGSEKAKSQQQEPQDPLEKQQLSPSPGQEAGILPETEKAKPEENQGDNSSENGNGKEKIRIESPVLTGFDYQEATGLGTSTQPLTSSASSLTGFSNWSAAIAPSSSTIINEDASFFHQGGVPAASANNGALLFQNFPHHVSPGFGGSFSPQIGPLSQHHPHHPHFQHHHSQHQQQRRSPASPHPPPFTHRNAAFNQLPHLANNLSKPPSPWSSYQSPSPTPSSSWSPGGGGYGGWGGSQGRDHRRGLNGGITPLNSISPLKKNFASNHIQLQKYARPSSAFAPKSWMEDSLNRADNIFPFPDRPRTFDMHSLESSLIDIMRAENDSIKGRLNYSYPGSDSSLLINGQSSLFPMEDGFLDDGRGDQPLHSGLGSPHCFTHQNGERVERYSRKVFVGGLPPDIDEDEITASFRRFGPLIVDWPHKAESKSYFPPKGYAFLLFQDESSVQALIDACIEEDGKLYLCVSSPTIKDKPVQIRPWNLSDSDFVMDGSQPLDPRKTIFVGGVPRPLRAVELAMIMDRLYGGVCYAGIDTDPELKYPKGAGRVAFSNQQSYIAAISARFVQLQHGEIDKRVEVKPYVLDDQLCDECQGARCGGKFAPFFCANVTCLQYYCEYCWAAIHSRAGREFHKPLVKEGGDRPRHISFRWN
- the CPEB4 gene encoding cytoplasmic polyadenylation element-binding protein 4 isoform X3, whose translation is MGDYGFGVLVQSNTGNKSAFPVRFHPHLQPPHHHQNATPSPAAFINNNTAANGSSAGSAWLFPAPATHNIQDEILGSEKAKSQQQEPQDPLEKQQLSPSPGQEAGILPETEKAKPEENQGDNSSENGNGKEKIRIESPVLTGFDYQEATGLGTSTQPLTSSASSLTGFSNWSAAIAPSSSTIINEDASFFHQGGVPAASANNGALLFQNFPHHVSPGFGGSFSPQIGPLSQHHPHHPHFQHHHSQHQQQRRSPASPHPPPFTHRNAAFNQLPHLANNLSKPPSPWSSYQSPSPTPSSSWSPGGGGYGGWGGSQGRDHRRGLNGGITPLNSISPLKKNFASNHIQLQKYARPSSAFAPKSWMEDSLNRADNIFPFPDRPRTFDMHSLESSLIDIMRAENDSIKGQSSLFPMEDGFLDDGRGDQPLHSGLGSPHCFTHQNGERVERYSRKVFVGGLPPDIDEDEITASFRRFGPLIVDWPHKAESKSYFPPKGYAFLLFQDESSVQALIDACIEEDGKLYLCVSSPTIKDKPVQIRPWNLSDSDFVMDGSQPLDPRKTIFVGGVPRPLRAVELAMIMDRLYGGVCYAGIDTDPELKYPKGAGRVAFSNQQSYIAAISARFVQLQHGEIDKRVEVKPYVLDDQLCDECQGARCGGKFAPFFCANVTCLQYYCEYCWAAIHSRAGREFHKPLVKEGGDRPRHISFRWN
- the CPEB4 gene encoding cytoplasmic polyadenylation element-binding protein 4 isoform X1, with protein sequence MGDYGFGVLVQSNTGNKSAFPVRFHPHLQPPHHHQNATPSPAAFINNNTAANGSSAGSAWLFPAPATHNIQDEILGSEKAKSQQQEPQDPLEKQQLSPSPGQEAGILPETEKAKPEENQGDNSSENGNGKEKIRIESPVLTGFDYQEATGLGTSTQPLTSSASSLTGFSNWSAAIAPSSSTIINEDASFFHQGGVPAASANNGALLFQNFPHHVSPGFGGSFSPQIGPLSQHHPHHPHFQHHHSQHQQQRRSPASPHPPPFTHRNAAFNQLPHLANNLSKPPSPWSSYQSPSPTPSSSWSPGGGGYGGWGGSQGRDHRRGLNGGITPLNSISPLKKNFASNHIQLQKYARPSSAFAPKSWMEDSLNRADNIFPFPDRPRTFDMHSLESSLIDIMRAENDSIKGRLNYSYPGSDSSLLINARTYGRRRGQSSLFPMEDGFLDDGRGDQPLHSGLGSPHCFTHQNGERVERYSRKVFVGGLPPDIDEDEITASFRRFGPLIVDWPHKAESKSYFPPKGYAFLLFQDESSVQALIDACIEEDGKLYLCVSSPTIKDKPVQIRPWNLSDSDFVMDGSQPLDPRKTIFVGGVPRPLRAVELAMIMDRLYGGVCYAGIDTDPELKYPKGAGRVAFSNQQSYIAAISARFVQLQHGEIDKRVEVKPYVLDDQLCDECQGARCGGKFAPFFCANVTCLQYYCEYCWAAIHSRAGREFHKPLVKEGGDRPRHISFRWN